CTTCTGCCAAGGTATACCCATATCATCAACCCCAGTCTCAGACATACCTACCTCTCATTTGACGAGGCTGGTGGGCTCATTATCAAATCTCCCGAAGTTTCCCGGCATTACATCGAACAGCTCCTTCTCAAAAAAGCGAAATGGATCACACGCTCCAGAGAAAAGATCCTGCAAAAAAAAGGAAAAACACCGGACTTTACACAAAAAAGCAAGCTCTACTACAAAGGGATCGCCTATCCTCTCAGTGTGATTCCTCATGAAAAAAAGAGAACAGAGCTTCGTTTTGAAGAGGGGGTGTTCTCTCTCTTCAGCAACAGACACGATATAGGATTGTTTCAAAAACACATAGATCGTTTCTACAAAAAAGAGGCGGAAGCATACCTGCCGGAACTGGTTGAAAGATGCGCACAGCAGATGCAGCTTTTTCCCAGGGATATCCGTTTTAGAAAAACCAAACGCCAGTGGGGCAGCTGCTCGGGGGAAAATGTACTCAGTTTCAATACCATGCTGATGAAACTGCCTGAAAATGTAATAGAATATGTCGTTGTACATGAACTCGCACATATCAGACATAAACACCACCAGAAGCATTTCTGGGAACTGGTCGAAGTACAGATGCCGAAGTACAAAGAGTGCATCAAAGAACTTCACTCTTATACCACCTAAGGAGACTCCCATCGATACTCTATACCTTTTGCTTTTTCTCTTTATTGTCCTTGGAGGTTCGGTCTTTACCTACATTTACTACCTCAAAGAGAAAAAAGAGCAGCTTGATGCCATCAAACGCGGTTTCTGCCCAAAATGCCACCAGAAGAGCATCGAGCTGACCGACCAGAGATCGGGTGGATGTTCCGGACCGAAGATCGTCTCTTTTGAATGTACCGAATGTGGATACTACAACAGTTTTTCAATGGAAAATGACGGTGGCTGCGGGAGTGGAAGGTGTGGGTAGTACCAAATGTTGAATGTTGATAACGATGACATATCCCTTTATCTTTATCAACTGTTTTTGACGCCATTTCGATAAAAATTAAAAAAAGGATATTTATATGCGATTTTCTGCGAGTACTTTGGACTTTTCCGTGCTTCCCTACCAGGAGGGCGTGACTCCGAAAGTGGTCAAACCCA
This DNA window, taken from Sulfurovum lithotrophicum, encodes the following:
- a CDS encoding M48 family metallopeptidase — its product is MSGLLPRYTHIINPSLRHTYLSFDEAGGLIIKSPEVSRHYIEQLLLKKAKWITRSREKILQKKGKTPDFTQKSKLYYKGIAYPLSVIPHEKKRTELRFEEGVFSLFSNRHDIGLFQKHIDRFYKKEAEAYLPELVERCAQQMQLFPRDIRFRKTKRQWGSCSGENVLSFNTMLMKLPENVIEYVVVHELAHIRHKHHQKHFWELVEVQMPKYKECIKELHSYTT